Proteins from one methanogenic archaeon mixed culture ISO4-G1 genomic window:
- a CDS encoding chromosome segregation and condensation protein ScpA codes for MDGNIRIEDLEQHLLFHKAMTENTETYQRIGGYMDILAKAESGERLNDPVDEAIRSVFSLVLENGIDPWEIDLSEFVRLYNSKVVNDTFDMIVAGKLMLMAWKILRMQSDSTRNLSEPPVEEVEEFVDDGFFYEDEETMVVPEVMLTGAFRREPMRPVTMYELIDAFEEARVEIEIQQERERVRSQLKDKIPTKFDNKAHEEDDQRDVEEVWERIQRLGTGQICIEDLYTTDLKENLKTFVSVLHLVRLGRLDVWQESLPYGDIYVEIMTEGVSGTIEDNPGGRIEAVM; via the coding sequence ATGGATGGGAACATAAGGATTGAGGATCTGGAGCAGCACCTGCTGTTCCACAAGGCTATGACGGAGAACACGGAGACCTATCAGAGGATAGGCGGATACATGGACATCCTGGCGAAGGCCGAGTCCGGGGAGAGGCTCAACGACCCCGTGGACGAGGCCATCAGATCGGTGTTCAGCCTGGTCCTGGAGAACGGGATTGACCCCTGGGAGATAGACCTCTCCGAGTTCGTGAGACTGTACAACTCCAAGGTGGTGAACGACACCTTCGACATGATCGTCGCCGGGAAGCTGATGCTGATGGCGTGGAAGATCCTGAGGATGCAGTCGGACTCCACCAGGAACCTGTCGGAGCCCCCGGTCGAGGAGGTCGAGGAGTTCGTGGATGACGGGTTCTTCTACGAGGACGAGGAGACCATGGTGGTCCCCGAGGTCATGCTGACGGGAGCGTTCAGGAGGGAACCCATGCGCCCGGTCACCATGTACGAGCTGATCGACGCCTTCGAGGAAGCGAGGGTGGAGATCGAGATCCAGCAGGAGAGGGAGCGCGTAAGGTCCCAGCTGAAGGACAAGATCCCGACGAAGTTCGACAACAAGGCCCACGAGGAGGACGACCAGAGGGACGTCGAGGAGGTATGGGAGAGAATCCAGAGGCTCGGTACCGGACAGATCTGTATTGAAGATTTGTACACGACAGACCTGAAGGAGAACCTGAAGACCTTCGTGTCCGTTCTGCACCTGGTCAGGCTGGGACGCCTGGACGTCTGGCAGGAATCCCTCCCCTACGGGGACATCTACGTGGAGATCATGACCGAGGGCGTGTCCGGAACGATAGAGGACAACCCCGGCGGACGCATCGAAGCGGTGATGTGA
- a CDS encoding chromosome segregation and condensation protein ScpB, translating to MDPKGAVEAALFSASENLSVSDIAEKTGIPVEEVRTAVMDLRREYEARDSAIQIARIGTEYRMMLRPEFSECTSTFSKAELTGGALRTLTTIAYYQPVMQSKLFDLRGPRVYDDVHTLVDMDFVSRKRAGNTWELTTTRKFADYFGIGSTRIKDIQAWIEKNAKNLGSEKKQ from the coding sequence ATGGACCCCAAGGGTGCGGTGGAGGCGGCGCTGTTCTCGGCATCCGAGAACCTGTCCGTCTCGGACATCGCGGAGAAGACCGGGATCCCGGTGGAGGAGGTCCGCACCGCGGTGATGGATCTGCGCAGGGAGTACGAGGCGCGCGATTCCGCAATACAGATCGCCAGGATCGGCACCGAGTACAGGATGATGCTCAGGCCGGAGTTCTCCGAGTGCACCTCGACGTTCTCCAAGGCGGAGCTTACCGGAGGGGCGCTCAGAACATTGACCACAATCGCCTATTACCAGCCGGTGATGCAGTCGAAGCTGTTCGATCTGAGAGGTCCGAGGGTGTACGATGACGTGCATACCCTGGTGGACATGGATTTCGTGTCCAGGAAGAGGGCGGGCAACACCTGGGAATTGACCACCACCAGGAAGTTCGCCGATTACTTCGGTATCGGCAGCACGAGGATCAAGGACATCCAGGCGTGGATCGAGAAGAACGCCAAGAACCTCGGGTCCGAGAAGAAGCAGTGA